The following proteins are co-located in the Burkholderiaceae bacterium DAT-1 genome:
- a CDS encoding diguanylate cyclase, which produces MDNPSLFKQLEDGQNQANVRDKDLLAELSRRIKPSDTANLRRLWRAWCWRHDFSVAQEAIDYATTRLKDVPPEDLLTRSDLILCRASYLEARGELESALKEDELSVELARRAGATRILGDALTQRGQLRSYLGQTAGAVADLIESHRIYTSLGLNYWAMSNLLHIADSYRRTEDYERALEYYQQVINSSKDFDDIGLKSTAIGGMGRVYLSNNEFNKAEKMFLQSMEIDRTNREASEAIRQGNLSILRSGLATVYVERGEYDRALDMLKLAKTGLSEEQGRGLVSEIYLQEGRAWLGKREFAKSLLALDQAEKLLKEEKNPRLYARFLRVKAEILGKKGDFNHAYHTLEDYFEVRRVLDLEVREEATAHLKIEFETERRDAQNRQLLAEKTMKDQELQTLNQVQLYQRYIIMLGSLLLAILGGIGWQYLRDARRMQILAHTDELTGVANRRQIMAGAEQHFRRAREHREQLSLLMLDVDFFKQINDQFGHESGDQALISVAQTAQAALRHGDLLGRTGGEEFLVILPLADTRQAASVAERIRSIIARTPLKIGEEAHQVTISIGVASLEIDDHSVTDIVRRADHALYRAKNSGRNRIELASENPDIAL; this is translated from the coding sequence ATGGATAACCCTTCCCTGTTCAAGCAACTGGAAGATGGTCAAAATCAGGCCAACGTCCGTGACAAAGATCTGCTGGCAGAGCTATCCCGCCGCATCAAACCGAGCGATACCGCAAATCTGCGCCGGCTTTGGCGGGCATGGTGCTGGCGACACGATTTCAGCGTCGCACAAGAGGCGATTGATTACGCAACGACTCGCTTAAAAGACGTCCCGCCAGAAGATCTTCTGACACGATCGGATCTGATCTTATGCCGCGCATCCTATCTGGAGGCCAGGGGAGAACTTGAGAGTGCGCTCAAGGAAGATGAATTATCGGTCGAGCTCGCCAGGCGAGCAGGTGCAACCCGAATTCTGGGCGACGCACTGACCCAGCGCGGTCAATTACGATCCTATCTCGGGCAAACCGCAGGTGCGGTTGCCGACCTGATCGAGAGTCATCGCATCTACACCTCGCTGGGGCTCAACTACTGGGCGATGTCCAACCTCCTGCATATTGCCGACAGCTATCGGCGAACCGAAGACTATGAACGTGCGCTTGAGTACTATCAGCAGGTCATCAACAGCAGCAAGGATTTCGATGATATCGGCCTGAAATCGACGGCAATCGGCGGTATGGGGCGTGTGTACCTCTCGAACAACGAATTCAACAAAGCAGAAAAGATGTTCCTGCAGTCGATGGAAATTGACCGCACCAACCGTGAAGCCAGTGAAGCCATTCGCCAGGGTAACCTAAGTATTTTGCGATCAGGTTTGGCTACTGTGTATGTCGAGCGAGGCGAATATGATCGAGCACTCGATATGCTCAAGCTGGCCAAAACCGGTTTAAGTGAAGAGCAGGGACGAGGGTTGGTCTCCGAGATTTATTTGCAGGAAGGCCGAGCCTGGTTAGGCAAGCGTGAATTTGCCAAGAGTCTGCTTGCGCTGGATCAGGCTGAAAAACTACTCAAGGAAGAAAAAAATCCCAGACTCTACGCACGTTTCCTGAGAGTCAAGGCTGAAATTCTAGGCAAGAAAGGTGATTTCAATCATGCCTATCACACGCTGGAAGACTATTTCGAAGTCCGCCGGGTACTCGATCTGGAAGTCAGAGAAGAGGCAACCGCCCATCTAAAAATCGAATTTGAAACAGAACGGCGAGATGCGCAGAATCGACAGTTACTTGCTGAAAAAACCATGAAGGATCAGGAGCTGCAGACCCTCAATCAGGTGCAACTCTATCAGCGTTACATCATCATGCTGGGATCACTTTTGCTGGCAATTCTGGGTGGCATTGGCTGGCAATATCTCCGTGATGCCAGACGCATGCAGATTCTGGCTCATACCGATGAACTCACTGGCGTAGCAAACCGGCGTCAGATCATGGCGGGGGCAGAACAGCACTTCCGACGCGCGCGCGAACATCGCGAGCAGCTATCCCTGCTCATGCTGGATGTCGACTTCTTCAAGCAGATCAATGACCAGTTTGGCCATGAAAGTGGAGATCAGGCACTCATAAGTGTGGCACAAACAGCTCAAGCAGCGCTCAGACATGGTGATTTGCTCGGGCGCACGGGGGGCGAAGAATTTCTGGTCATCCTGCCGCTTGCAGATACCCGACAAGCCGCCAGCGTCGCAGAGCGCATTCGCAGCATCATCGCCCGCACACCACTCAAGATCGGCGAAGAAGCACATCAAGTGACGATCAGTATTGGCGTGGCTAGCCTCGAGATTGATGATCACTCGGTGACCGATATTGTCCGCCGCGCCGACCATGCCCTGTATCGTGCCAAAAACAGTGGCCGCAATCGCATCGAACTCGCCAGCGAAAATCCGGATATCGCACTTTGA
- a CDS encoding CoA-acylating methylmalonate-semialdehyde dehydrogenase: protein MHSFRRTPAATRRSNTVSHTPTVKLLINGEFVDSATQDWRDVVNPATQDVLARVPMATRAELDQAIAAAQAAFKTWRNVPIGARMRVMLKLQQLIRDNLDRLAATLTSEQGKTLEDAKGDVFRGLEVVEHACSIGTLQMGEFAENVASGVDTYAIRQPIGVCAGITPFNFPAMIPLWMFPMAIACGNTFVLKPSEQDPLTPMLLAELAIEAGVPAGVLNIVHGGKEMVDGLCTHPDIKAVSFVGSCHVGEHVYKLASDHGKRVQSMMGAKNHAVIMPDANKEQSLNALVGAAFGAAGQRCMATSVAVLVGEARNWIPDIVARAKLLKVNAGHIAGTDVGPVISRTALSRIHKLIETGAAQGARLELDGRTVRVPGFESGNFVGPTIFAGVKPGMDVYDQEIFGPVLVIVEVDTLDEAIALTNANPYGNGTGIFTQSGASARKFQNEIDVGQVGINVPIPVPVPFFSFTGSRGSKLGDLGPYGKQVVQFYTQTKTVTARWFDDASVNTGVNTTISLR, encoded by the coding sequence ATGCACTCGTTCAGAAGGACGCCTGCTGCCACAAGAAGGAGCAACACCGTGTCTCATACCCCTACCGTCAAGCTGCTGATCAATGGCGAGTTTGTTGATTCGGCTACCCAGGACTGGCGCGATGTCGTCAATCCCGCCACGCAGGACGTGCTGGCCCGTGTGCCGATGGCCACCCGTGCAGAGCTGGATCAGGCAATCGCAGCTGCACAAGCTGCATTCAAGACCTGGCGCAATGTACCGATTGGCGCACGCATGCGCGTGATGCTGAAGCTGCAGCAACTGATTCGCGACAATCTCGACCGCCTTGCCGCCACGCTGACCAGTGAACAGGGCAAGACACTGGAAGATGCCAAGGGCGATGTGTTCCGTGGACTGGAAGTGGTCGAGCATGCCTGCTCCATCGGCACGCTGCAGATGGGCGAATTTGCCGAAAATGTCGCCAGTGGCGTGGATACCTATGCCATCCGCCAGCCGATTGGCGTGTGCGCGGGCATTACGCCTTTCAATTTCCCGGCGATGATTCCACTGTGGATGTTCCCCATGGCGATTGCCTGCGGTAATACCTTTGTATTGAAACCGAGCGAGCAAGACCCGCTGACCCCCATGCTGCTGGCCGAGCTGGCCATTGAGGCGGGGGTGCCGGCGGGTGTGCTCAATATCGTGCATGGCGGCAAGGAGATGGTGGATGGTCTGTGCACCCATCCCGACATCAAAGCCGTGTCGTTTGTGGGCTCCTGCCATGTCGGCGAGCACGTCTACAAGCTAGCTAGCGATCACGGCAAGCGCGTGCAATCCATGATGGGCGCCAAGAATCACGCAGTGATCATGCCGGACGCCAACAAGGAGCAAAGCCTGAACGCGCTGGTGGGCGCGGCATTTGGCGCGGCAGGGCAACGCTGTATGGCGACTTCGGTGGCGGTGCTGGTGGGCGAGGCGCGCAACTGGATTCCGGACATCGTGGCGCGCGCGAAGCTGCTGAAGGTAAATGCCGGCCACATCGCTGGCACCGATGTCGGTCCGGTGATCTCCAGAACCGCGTTGAGCCGTATCCACAAATTGATCGAAACCGGCGCCGCGCAAGGCGCACGCCTGGAGCTGGATGGCCGTACCGTGCGTGTACCGGGCTTCGAATCAGGCAATTTTGTTGGGCCGACCATCTTTGCAGGCGTGAAGCCGGGCATGGATGTGTACGATCAGGAAATCTTCGGGCCAGTGCTGGTGATTGTCGAAGTCGACACACTCGACGAAGCCATCGCGCTGACCAATGCCAACCCGTATGGCAACGGCACAGGCATCTTTACGCAATCGGGTGCCAGCGCCCGCAAATTCCAGAACGAGATTGACGTGGGGCAGGTGGGCATCAATGTGCCGATTCCGGTACCGGTGCCGTTCTTCAGCTTTACCGGCTCGCGTGGCTCCAAGCTCGGCGATCTTGGCCCCTATGGCAAGCAGGTGGTGCAGTTCTATACGCAAACCAAGACGGTAACCGCCCGCTGGTTCGATGATGCGTCGGTAAATACTGGCGTCAACACCACGATCTCGCTGCGCTAA
- a CDS encoding EAL domain-containing protein has protein sequence MSALSILAISIHLLVGLALVMTWNRRRQQRFTLTLGISYCLVALSSSVEFLDDPNLEFTFTGVIFVPILFTANVCLLISGIHSLIGQTLKKTHLFLFAISLFTCVQVVIGHGNQFLTQLLVSLAYLYIAVRACMGFRVQTPAERYVGVLLCLLALHPLISMTFSWHAAEMQMMVGALIRTALGFTVLYIALDRTLQEAVRLSQRFQMMIEHSQQGVLIATPEHALYANAEALKIYGARESAALDTRFRDITMPAAEQAMLLTEYQKVINGEREQFSWEGPRRRIDGSVRYLHFFAYPIEWDGIQAGCILITDETERLEQSRALLHRATHDSLTGLPNRSALMETLHAHCRSPDWAFALFMINIDRFKLFNAAHGYGVGDEILQAFSRVLATTVPIGGVLYRVGVDEFALFAQPLDHDPALLGLEQILLRQLAQPIDVSGGAFYVDASIGRADFPAHGEDADVIIRAANAAMHQSKNKPGSVITRAESRFEQGSTDMLTLEQALRIGIRQREVYLCYQPKVNSETGEIIGFEALARWNRPGIGMISPQEFIRAAETTGLIVELGSMLLLHACEQLATWIKTGHECVPVAVNVSPLQLLNPHFPSQVMDILKSTQVAPEFLTLEITESAAVENLEQTRVQLAQLQEMGIHVAMDDFGTGFSSLGMLRNLPLSTVKIDKALIDPLPSEEGKAVVQAICQLAAALGLKVVAEGVETEEQARAAREAGCDELQGYFYSKPLSTEDASRMLSGTQSDA, from the coding sequence GTGAGCGCGTTATCCATTCTCGCTATTTCCATCCATCTCCTAGTGGGGCTTGCCCTGGTGATGACATGGAATCGTCGCCGACAACAGCGTTTTACACTCACGCTGGGGATATCCTATTGCCTGGTTGCACTCTCTTCTTCCGTTGAGTTTCTAGATGATCCCAACCTGGAATTCACGTTTACCGGGGTCATTTTTGTCCCCATCCTGTTTACCGCCAATGTGTGTCTGCTGATCAGTGGTATACATTCCCTGATCGGACAGACGCTCAAGAAGACTCACCTATTTTTATTTGCCATCAGCCTGTTTACTTGCGTGCAAGTGGTCATCGGTCACGGTAACCAGTTCCTGACACAGTTACTGGTCTCCCTGGCTTACCTCTACATTGCCGTGCGAGCATGCATGGGCTTCCGCGTGCAAACACCAGCCGAACGCTATGTCGGCGTGCTGCTGTGCCTGCTCGCGCTGCACCCCCTAATCAGCATGACCTTCAGCTGGCATGCCGCAGAAATGCAAATGATGGTCGGCGCGCTCATTCGCACTGCGCTCGGGTTTACCGTCCTCTACATTGCGCTGGATAGAACCTTGCAGGAAGCCGTGCGCCTCAGCCAGCGCTTTCAGATGATGATCGAGCACTCGCAACAAGGTGTACTCATTGCCACCCCGGAGCATGCGCTGTATGCAAATGCCGAAGCGCTGAAAATCTATGGCGCCAGAGAGTCTGCTGCGCTTGATACCCGGTTTCGCGACATCACCATGCCGGCTGCAGAACAAGCCATGCTGCTGACCGAATATCAGAAAGTGATCAATGGTGAGCGCGAGCAATTCTCATGGGAAGGTCCGCGACGGCGCATCGATGGCTCGGTTCGCTACTTGCATTTTTTTGCCTATCCGATTGAATGGGACGGTATACAGGCTGGATGTATTCTGATCACAGATGAAACAGAACGTCTGGAGCAATCCCGTGCGCTTTTACATCGCGCTACTCACGACTCCCTGACCGGCCTGCCTAATCGCAGTGCGCTCATGGAAACGCTGCACGCCCATTGCCGCTCTCCAGACTGGGCCTTTGCCTTGTTTATGATCAATATCGATCGTTTCAAACTCTTTAATGCGGCACACGGCTATGGTGTCGGTGACGAGATTCTGCAGGCATTTTCGAGGGTACTGGCAACCACCGTCCCGATTGGCGGGGTACTGTATCGAGTCGGTGTAGATGAATTTGCACTGTTTGCACAACCACTTGATCATGACCCGGCGTTGCTGGGATTAGAGCAGATTTTATTGCGCCAACTTGCCCAGCCGATTGATGTGTCTGGCGGCGCGTTTTACGTAGATGCATCCATCGGCCGCGCAGATTTTCCAGCACACGGAGAAGATGCCGATGTGATCATTCGTGCGGCAAATGCCGCCATGCATCAGTCAAAGAACAAGCCCGGCAGCGTCATCACCCGTGCGGAATCACGCTTCGAGCAAGGCTCAACCGATATGCTGACACTGGAACAGGCGTTGCGCATCGGCATCCGCCAGCGTGAGGTCTACCTGTGTTACCAGCCCAAGGTCAACTCGGAAACGGGGGAGATCATCGGCTTCGAGGCGCTTGCTCGCTGGAACCGTCCGGGCATCGGTATGATTAGTCCGCAGGAATTCATCCGCGCGGCCGAAACCACCGGCCTGATTGTCGAACTCGGCTCGATGCTCTTGCTGCATGCCTGCGAGCAGCTTGCCACCTGGATCAAGACCGGGCATGAGTGCGTGCCGGTCGCCGTCAATGTATCGCCGCTGCAGTTGTTAAATCCGCACTTTCCCAGTCAGGTGATGGATATTCTCAAGAGCACACAGGTAGCGCCCGAATTCCTGACGCTGGAAATTACCGAAAGCGCCGCCGTTGAAAATCTGGAACAAACTCGTGTTCAACTCGCCCAGCTTCAGGAAATGGGCATCCATGTTGCCATGGACGACTTTGGTACCGGCTTTTCATCGCTGGGCATGCTGCGCAACCTGCCACTCAGCACCGTGAAGATCGACAAAGCCCTGATCGACCCGCTTCCCTCCGAAGAAGGTAAGGCCGTGGTGCAGGCCATCTGCCAACTTGCAGCCGCACTGGGCTTGAAAGTGGTAGCTGAAGGCGTTGAAACGGAAGAACAGGCCCGTGCCGCTCGCGAGGCAGGCTGCGACGAGCTGCAGGGCTATTTTTACAGTAAACCGCTCAGCACAGAAGACGCTAGCCGCATGCTGAGCGGCACCCAGTCAGATGCCTAG
- a CDS encoding tetratricopeptide repeat protein — protein sequence MHIPEFSALSPDVQHSLAVLSYCTPDFDEAMFDVLAGFGLTPLAALHAQGVIATKHGRFAIAAPLQIPAALARIQSPLGSDVAALHATHITTVCEQAACNWHSPDEPQWTHHLDTEQDNIHLALGWACDTTHTQIALRLVATLAPYWISRGKLPEGRNWVQRTLQLPRAEQSSYYAAAQVAMGKLLFWLGDLDRSIDHFERALSDVRAPNKAFIVTTCHAWMAGAHYRFGRQAIAEQYAERALTAARRQAQYGEEALAQLVLGGVYLEKERFTEAESVLLQCQSTFQRQGDYRRRVLALNFLSLLNHYVQRPAVGHTWSCEAIALCQAAGDLANLAYSLTNLGIVLADMGDLHHAHQKLSEATQMLARIGATDWASRAHAMLFSVCMRRQDDLGAQQALHAAIELAIQANSARRQLLALSCICVWRCHQNNLPQATACARMILQHEQSGTEARQMIQACLPCLAEGLSTETGNPYAGYTLPALLNLLVSSCQSVEDKVPVGD from the coding sequence ATGCATATCCCTGAATTTTCCGCCTTATCTCCTGATGTTCAGCATTCACTCGCCGTGCTGTCCTATTGCACACCTGATTTCGACGAGGCCATGTTTGATGTGCTGGCTGGATTTGGGCTGACGCCGCTTGCTGCACTGCATGCACAGGGCGTTATAGCGACTAAACATGGTCGATTTGCCATTGCGGCACCGCTTCAAATTCCGGCAGCCCTGGCTCGAATACAGTCTCCTCTGGGCAGTGATGTCGCAGCACTCCATGCGACACATATTACGACAGTATGCGAACAAGCCGCCTGCAACTGGCATAGTCCCGATGAACCGCAATGGACACATCATCTGGATACGGAGCAGGACAATATCCATCTGGCACTTGGCTGGGCGTGCGATACGACACATACCCAGATAGCGCTGCGGCTAGTCGCAACACTGGCACCTTACTGGATTTCTCGCGGGAAATTGCCTGAGGGACGCAATTGGGTGCAACGTACCTTGCAGCTTCCCCGTGCGGAACAGTCTTCCTATTACGCCGCTGCACAGGTTGCGATGGGTAAACTGCTGTTCTGGCTAGGCGATCTGGATCGCAGCATCGACCATTTTGAACGGGCGCTGAGCGATGTACGTGCGCCCAACAAGGCCTTTATTGTCACCACCTGCCATGCGTGGATGGCAGGTGCACATTATCGTTTTGGCCGTCAGGCGATCGCGGAACAATACGCCGAGCGCGCACTCACTGCGGCCAGACGACAGGCACAGTATGGAGAAGAGGCACTCGCGCAGTTAGTACTGGGCGGGGTGTACCTTGAGAAAGAACGATTTACCGAGGCGGAATCCGTCCTTTTGCAGTGTCAGTCCACTTTTCAGCGTCAGGGCGATTATCGACGCCGCGTGCTGGCACTGAATTTTCTATCATTGCTCAACCACTACGTGCAGCGCCCTGCAGTCGGCCATACCTGGTCCTGTGAGGCAATCGCACTCTGTCAGGCAGCCGGCGATCTGGCTAATCTGGCCTACTCACTAACTAATCTGGGCATTGTGCTGGCTGACATGGGCGACCTGCATCACGCACATCAAAAGCTGTCGGAAGCTACGCAGATGCTCGCCAGAATTGGCGCAACTGATTGGGCGTCCCGTGCGCATGCCATGTTATTTTCTGTCTGCATGCGCCGCCAAGACGACCTTGGTGCGCAGCAGGCGTTACATGCCGCCATTGAACTGGCTATTCAGGCTAATTCCGCCCGAAGGCAACTGCTCGCTCTCTCCTGCATTTGCGTGTGGCGCTGTCATCAGAACAATCTGCCACAGGCAACGGCTTGTGCCCGGATGATTCTGCAGCACGAACAATCCGGAACAGAAGCCAGGCAGATGATCCAGGCGTGTCTCCCCTGTCTGGCTGAAGGACTGAGCACAGAAACCGGGAATCCATATGCCGGATACACCCTGCCTGCATTACTAAATCTGCTCGTCTCGTCGTGCCAATCGGTCGAAGACAAGGTGCCGGTCGGCGACTGA
- the mmsB gene encoding 3-hydroxyisobutyrate dehydrogenase translates to MKIGFIGTGNMGGPMARNLLKAGHEVVAFDVSAAALDKVVEAGAIRGESPQHVAAAGCALILTMLPTPELVRRVCLGEAGVFAAAAASTLIIDSSTIDPQTARDLADAAAKAGHRFLDAPVSGGTGGAEAGTLTFMVGGPADMVESARPVLAAMGKNIVHCGDVGNGQVAKLANNMLLAISMIGVAEAMSLGTKLGMDAATLAGVINTSSGRCWSSDTYNPMPGVLETAPAARGYTGGFGTDLMLKDLSLAVAAAKQAKQAVPLGAAAQQLYQLHSSQGQGGLDFSSIIQMLQGQ, encoded by the coding sequence ATGAAAATCGGATTTATCGGTACGGGCAATATGGGCGGGCCGATGGCGCGCAATCTGCTTAAGGCAGGTCATGAAGTGGTGGCGTTCGACGTATCCGCTGCTGCGCTCGACAAGGTAGTCGAGGCAGGTGCCATCCGGGGAGAATCGCCGCAACATGTTGCGGCAGCAGGGTGCGCGCTCATCCTGACCATGCTCCCGACGCCAGAGCTGGTGCGCCGCGTGTGTCTGGGTGAGGCGGGCGTGTTTGCTGCGGCTGCAGCCAGTACGCTTATCATCGATTCCTCGACCATCGATCCGCAAACCGCACGCGATCTGGCCGATGCGGCTGCCAAAGCCGGGCATCGTTTCCTCGATGCACCGGTATCCGGTGGTACGGGCGGCGCGGAGGCGGGCACGCTGACCTTTATGGTGGGCGGCCCGGCTGATATGGTGGAATCCGCGCGTCCGGTGCTAGCAGCAATGGGCAAGAATATTGTTCACTGCGGCGACGTGGGTAATGGGCAAGTGGCCAAGCTCGCCAATAATATGCTGCTGGCGATTTCCATGATCGGCGTAGCGGAAGCCATGTCGCTCGGCACCAAACTGGGCATGGATGCCGCGACACTGGCTGGGGTGATCAACACCTCAAGCGGCCGTTGCTGGAGTTCGGATACCTATAACCCCATGCCGGGCGTGCTGGAGACTGCGCCAGCTGCGCGTGGCTATACCGGCGGGTTCGGGACTGACCTGATGCTGAAGGATTTGTCGCTGGCGGTGGCGGCCGCCAAGCAGGCGAAACAGGCTGTGCCGCTTGGTGCAGCCGCTCAGCAGCTGTATCAACTGCATAGCAGCCAAGGGCAGGGTGGGCTGGATTTCTCGTCCATTATCCAGATGCTGCAGGGCCAGTAA
- the ggt gene encoding gamma-glutamyltransferase produces MFPLGRLTLSITLSLSLTAGVLPAVWAGAANPLPAINYDIDGYDIISPVHTRHGMVVSAQKLASDVGASILKQGGNAVDAAVATGFALAVVLPSAGNLAGGGFMLVHDAKTGKQIAIDFREMAPSRSTRDMYLDAAGNVVAGKSTYTHQAVGVPGTVMGLEAAWKRYGTMPFAKLLAPAIKLAREGFMIGPELGETMATEKDVLSRWPATRAIFFKGDMPLKAGDRLVQKDLANTLELIAKQGSKAFYEGAIARKLVAEMQAHDGLISLDDLKRYHVVERKPVEGDYHGYHVISMPPPSSGGVHIVQILNMLSHYPLKEWGFGSAQTIHAQAEAMKLAYADRAEFLGDSDFVKVPVRGLSSPAYADELTKKIVLAHATPSSSIRAGKPEPYESNQTTHFAVADKSGNVVSLTYTLNLNFGSGIVAAGTGMLLNNQMDDFSAKAGVPNAFGLVGGDANAIQGGKRPLSSMSPTIVLKDGKPWLVTGAAGGSRIISSTLQTIINAVDFDMNVAEAAVAPRIHHQWLPDELRVEKGINPDTRKMLEAKGHTVVVRPAMARVQTLRVEKDGFSGFADPRSSDGGVSGY; encoded by the coding sequence ATGTTTCCGCTTGGCCGTCTGACGCTTTCTATCACGCTGTCGCTTAGCCTGACCGCCGGTGTATTGCCGGCAGTGTGGGCTGGCGCTGCAAATCCTCTGCCCGCCATTAACTACGATATTGATGGCTACGACATCATCTCCCCGGTTCATACCCGTCACGGCATGGTGGTCAGTGCGCAGAAACTGGCAAGTGATGTGGGCGCAAGCATCCTGAAGCAAGGCGGTAATGCAGTGGACGCAGCGGTGGCCACGGGATTTGCGCTGGCGGTGGTGTTACCGAGCGCCGGTAATCTTGCTGGTGGCGGATTCATGCTGGTCCACGATGCCAAGACTGGTAAGCAGATCGCGATTGATTTCCGCGAAATGGCACCATCCCGTTCCACCCGGGATATGTATCTGGACGCTGCAGGCAATGTGGTGGCGGGCAAGTCCACCTATACCCATCAGGCAGTGGGTGTACCCGGCACCGTGATGGGGCTGGAAGCCGCCTGGAAGCGTTACGGTACGATGCCCTTTGCCAAGTTGCTGGCACCCGCTATCAAGCTGGCGCGCGAGGGCTTCATGATCGGGCCGGAGCTGGGCGAAACCATGGCCACGGAAAAGGATGTGCTGTCACGCTGGCCTGCCACGCGCGCCATCTTTTTCAAGGGCGACATGCCCCTGAAAGCAGGTGACCGGTTGGTACAGAAAGATCTCGCCAATACGCTGGAGCTCATTGCCAAGCAAGGCAGCAAGGCCTTCTACGAAGGTGCGATTGCCAGAAAGCTGGTTGCCGAAATGCAGGCACATGATGGTTTGATTTCGCTGGATGATCTGAAACGCTACCATGTGGTGGAGCGCAAACCGGTGGAAGGCGATTACCACGGCTATCACGTGATCTCCATGCCACCACCCAGCTCGGGCGGGGTGCATATCGTGCAAATCCTGAACATGCTGTCGCACTATCCGCTGAAGGAATGGGGTTTTGGCAGTGCGCAGACCATTCATGCACAAGCAGAGGCCATGAAACTCGCTTATGCGGATCGCGCCGAATTTCTGGGCGACAGCGACTTTGTGAAAGTGCCGGTCAGAGGACTCAGTTCGCCCGCTTATGCGGATGAGCTCACGAAAAAGATCGTCCTCGCACATGCAACGCCATCATCCAGTATTCGCGCAGGCAAGCCCGAGCCCTACGAAAGCAATCAGACGACGCATTTCGCTGTAGCCGACAAGTCAGGCAATGTTGTGAGCCTGACTTATACCCTGAACCTGAATTTTGGTAGCGGGATTGTGGCCGCAGGTACTGGCATGCTGCTGAACAACCAGATGGATGATTTCTCGGCCAAGGCGGGCGTGCCCAATGCCTTCGGACTCGTGGGTGGGGATGCCAATGCGATTCAGGGCGGCAAGCGACCATTGTCGTCCATGTCGCCGACGATTGTCCTGAAAGATGGCAAACCCTGGCTAGTGACCGGCGCAGCAGGGGGGAGCCGCATTATCAGTTCTACGCTGCAAACCATTATCAACGCGGTCGATTTCGATATGAATGTAGCCGAAGCTGCGGTGGCACCGCGCATACACCATCAATGGCTGCCAGATGAACTGCGTGTCGAGAAAGGCATCAATCCGGATACCCGCAAGATGCTGGAAGCCAAAGGTCATACTGTCGTGGTACGTCCCGCCATGGCGAGGGTACAAACACTGCGCGTCGAAAAGGATGGCTTTAGCGGCTTTGCGGATCCGCGCAGTAGTGATGGTGGCGTGTCAGGGTACTGA